ATGGGAGTGTTCTTGGTCTTGCGCTGCTTGAAGAGGGCAGGGGTGGCTGTGCGCTTACGGGCATTCAGCACCATTTCTTTTGCCTTTTCATCGAGTTCCGGAGCCTCTTTTACTTTGGCAGTCTTCTTGGCAACCTTGCTTGCAGCTTTGTTTGCTGTCTTCTTTGTAGCTTTTTTAGCGGTGGTCTTTTTGGCTGCTTTTGATGCGGTTTTCTTTTTTGCTGACATTTCTGTTAAGCTGCTAAACGAGGTTAATGGATTCTAAGGCCTTGGCGTCGCGCGGAGAGACTTCACCGAAGTCACCGGCTGAAACCAGTTCGGGCACCCAGCGCCAGCTGCGAGGGCAGCGGTGAGGGCAACCATGGTCTTTTGCGTGGCCTACTTCGATTGATATCTCCTTGGCATCCGTTAAGGTGACGGAGACCTTTGAGACGATAAAAAGTTCCGGGAGTGAGTTTTCGTATTTCTTTAAGAGGCTTATCTGTGGATTTTCTTCCGAGCCGCTGATGATTACTGCGGCATCGAGAGACTGGCCGATGGCCTTATCCTGGCGCAGGGCTTCGAGCTTCTCGTTGACCTGAACCCGGAATTCAAGGATGGCTTCGATATCTGCCGCTGTCTGGGCATCAAAGTTGCCATCAGCTGGTTTGGGCCATGGCTCCAGATGGATACTATTGTCCGACAGGTCCTTGTCTTCTTTATAGAAGGCCCAGGCTTCGTCGGCAGTGAAAGTTAAAATTGGGGCAACAGCACGGACAAATGATTCGAAAATGATCTGGATCGCTGTTTGAGAGGAACGCCGCTCCTTCCAGTCAACGCCATAAGTATAGAGACGGTCTTTCAGGATGTCGTGGTAGAGGCGTGAAAGGGTAACGCCCACAAAGCGGTCGACTTCCTGATAAACACGATGAAATTCGTAGTTGTCGTAGGCCTTTTCGACCGTGTTGACAAACTCAGCGGTCCGCATCAGCGCCCATTGATCCAGTGGATCAAGCTCGGCAAGCGGCACGGCATGTATTGACGGATCGAAATCATGAAGATTGCCGATCTGGAAACGGAGGGTGTTACGGACACCACGGTAGACGTTCGACACGAGCTTGAAGTGGTCCTTCGACAGGCGAATATCATTCCTGAAATCCTGTGAAGCCACCCAGAGGCGGACAAGATCGGCGCCATATTGTTTGACCCAGCCGTCAGAGCTCATCGCTCCTTTCGACTTGGAGATTTTCTCGCCTTTCTCATCGACGATAAAGCCGTGAGTTACGATTTGCTTGTAAGGTGCGTTGCCGTCGGCGATCACACCTGTCCAGATGGAGGACTGAAACCAGCCACGATGCTGATCACTGCCTTCAAGGTAAAGGTCTGCCGGCCAGTTTAAGTCTTCCTCACGCTGAAGCACGGCACGGTGTGAGCAGCCGGAGTCAATCCAGACATCTAGTGTGTCGTTGCCTTTTTTGAGGGTCTGTCCAGCGAACTCTGCAGGCACTTCGATACCTGAAAGTAATTCGTCTGCTTCCTGTGACCACCAGATTGCAGTTCCACTTGCTTCTACCTTATCAGCGAGCTGGCGGATGATGTCTGCGTCGAGCATGGCATGCCCGTCTTCGTTGTAAAAAGCAGGAATTGGCACGCCCCAGGCACGCTGACGGCTGATGCACCAGTCAGGACGGTTTTCAACGGCGGCTTTGATTCGATTTTCACCCCAGTCCGGCACCCATTCGACTTTGTCGATGGCGTCCATCACCTTGGTCCTCATGTGATGCGCATCGAGTGAGACGAACCATTGGTCCATCGCACGAAAGACGACCGGAGTCTTTGAGCGCCAGCAATGTGGATAGGAGTGCTGGAACTTCTCGCAGCGGATCAAGGCGTTTTCGCGCTCAAGAATCTTGAGGACGGCAATGTTGGCCGGGCATTTGCCTTTGGTTTCAAGCACTGTGGTTCCCACCAGCTCAGCTGGAACTTGTCCATCGTCGACATATTTGCCCTCGTCATCGATTGGGCAATAGATTTCCAGGTTGTATTTGAGGCCGGTATGATAGTCATCCAGACCATGCCCGGGCGCAGTGTGAACGCAGCCGGTGCCGCTTTCAGTCGTGACGTAGTCGGCCAGAACAACAGGTGACTTGCGATCAATGAAAGGGTGGTGCGGGATCAGCCGCTCAAGGGTTTCGCCCTTGTAGGATTCGCCGATCGTTGCGTTTTCCAGTTCGCAGCGGGAAATAAAGTCAGCTGCGAGTGCTTCGGCCACGATGTAAGTTTCCTCGCCTGCGGTAACGGTGACATATTGCAGCTGAGGGTGGACGGCGACAGCGAGGTTGGCCGGCAAGGTCCACGGAGTGGTCGTCCAGATGACAATGCTGGTTTTGGCCGGAAGGTGGAAGACTTCAGGATTTGTGATCGGAAACTTTACCCAGATCGATGGACTGGTGTGGTCCTGATATTCGATTTCAGCCTCAGCCAGAGCTGTTGCGCAGGGGATTGACCAGTAAACCGGCTTTTTGCTACGGTAAACCAGATTTTGCTCAACGAATTTTGCAAAAGTGCGTAGGATGTCGGCTTCATAGGCCGGCTTCATTGTCTTGTACTCACGCTCCCAGTCGGCCAAAACGCCCAGGCGCTTGAACTGGCTTCGCTGAGTTTCGATGAAGCTGGCGGAAAAATCGGCGCAGCGGTCACGTAACTCGCTGGTGGAGAGGTCTTTCTTCTCTTCTCGGAGTTCGCGTGAAACCTTGTGCTCGATGGGGAGACCATGGCAGTCCCAGCCTGGGACATATGGCGCGCGGAAGCCCTGCATTGATTTGTAACGCAGGATCGAGTCTTTGAGAATCTTGTTCAGCGCCGTGCCGATGTGGACATCGCCATTGGTGAAGGGAGGACCGTCATGCAGGACAAAGG
The Rubellicoccus peritrichatus DNA segment above includes these coding regions:
- the ileS gene encoding isoleucine--tRNA ligase; its protein translation is MRGSLVQREPERLQHWESISLYEKIQSKNAEGPAFVLHDGPPFTNGDVHIGTALNKILKDSILRYKSMQGFRAPYVPGWDCHGLPIEHKVSRELREEKKDLSTSELRDRCADFSASFIETQRSQFKRLGVLADWEREYKTMKPAYEADILRTFAKFVEQNLVYRSKKPVYWSIPCATALAEAEIEYQDHTSPSIWVKFPITNPEVFHLPAKTSIVIWTTTPWTLPANLAVAVHPQLQYVTVTAGEETYIVAEALAADFISRCELENATIGESYKGETLERLIPHHPFIDRKSPVVLADYVTTESGTGCVHTAPGHGLDDYHTGLKYNLEIYCPIDDEGKYVDDGQVPAELVGTTVLETKGKCPANIAVLKILERENALIRCEKFQHSYPHCWRSKTPVVFRAMDQWFVSLDAHHMRTKVMDAIDKVEWVPDWGENRIKAAVENRPDWCISRQRAWGVPIPAFYNEDGHAMLDADIIRQLADKVEASGTAIWWSQEADELLSGIEVPAEFAGQTLKKGNDTLDVWIDSGCSHRAVLQREEDLNWPADLYLEGSDQHRGWFQSSIWTGVIADGNAPYKQIVTHGFIVDEKGEKISKSKGAMSSDGWVKQYGADLVRLWVASQDFRNDIRLSKDHFKLVSNVYRGVRNTLRFQIGNLHDFDPSIHAVPLAELDPLDQWALMRTAEFVNTVEKAYDNYEFHRVYQEVDRFVGVTLSRLYHDILKDRLYTYGVDWKERRSSQTAIQIIFESFVRAVAPILTFTADEAWAFYKEDKDLSDNSIHLEPWPKPADGNFDAQTAADIEAILEFRVQVNEKLEALRQDKAIGQSLDAAVIISGSEENPQISLLKKYENSLPELFIVSKVSVTLTDAKEISIEVGHAKDHGCPHRCPRSWRWVPELVSAGDFGEVSPRDAKALESINLV